CCGTGaggcttacaattagttagAAATCATTTGATAATAACAATTCTCacttttaatgcaatttagtGATTGGGTGTGGAGAGGAAACGCGACAGGGTGTCCCCAGAGGCCGGTGCGTGAGTGAATCCCATTATTTGATTAATACAATACACGCAGGAGTGCTATCGAATTTCTCACGCACTCTGAATAAGAAGctataattttgcatttttatagaatTAGCAGTAGAGAGTTTTTACGTTCCTGTACTGCCTGGTTCCGGTAAAACTTTTCTTGTCCTGCCAGATGTTCAGGAACAATccgaaattccatttttcttatttcttgGTCCTGAAATACTCTCTAATTTAGCAGTGTGGCTCCACTACACGTCCAAAAAGGGTGAAAACTAGTTTAACTGCATTTCGCAGGAATGACGAGTACAAACTTGTGCACTCAGCCGCCGGAAATACGCGTGATTAATTTGCATAGCTGAGGCGAAAAGCTTGTTTCGGTCAGGcgccaattttattaatgcagCCTCATTAAGCGCTAGCCGGCTGGCTTTGACCTTCTGGCCGGCCGCTCGTAGAGGCAGAGAAAATCCACTTGGCTTACTAATtcatacacatacacacagacAATTCCCAAACGCCAGCAGCCGGCGAAATTAATCCAGCCTATGAGCACGTGGGTGTGTGTATAGCCAAGCGCACTTTGCGCTCCCGCTTCTTGGAGTGACGCACCGCCCCGGCGCCCCCTGAGGACACATTTGCGCCAATGATCTAATGGGCCGGAGCGGATGGGCGTCTAGGAAGCGGCTCTTTACAACCACCTGTCCTCTTAAGCCCAGAAATAAATGCTTTGGCGCACGTGTGTCGGCGTCGTTTGAGATGGCTTATGCATTCTTCATGTGACACAtactataataattatgtttgaataaaggtgcttaatttttgtttccacgGAAATTCTTCAAACAATGGCAGCTTAGGAATAAACCAATCATTtgccttctttttttattaaaagtgtccttgtaaaatttatcattgtGAGACAATCTCATCAGACACTGGaagtttaaattgtaaaatatttgcttcaacaactatatttaattttggaagcAAGGATATAATGGTCCTATCATTATGACAAGCGAGACTCTCGAGGATTTAATCCTAAGAGAAGAGAGTTGCCGACATTTCCTCGCTGACTGCCTTTGCCAATGAGGAAATTTCTGGTCTTTTCGCGTGTCAGGAAATGTCGAGGAAAGTGATTATCTttcattttaacttatttcaaatcggctcaaattaatttctattgcCCCTAAGcaacgaaaatttccaatgatAGAATCAGGATCAAATGAGATGCTGCGAAATTTCCAcctaattttgaatattgtaCAGTAAAAGCGACACGATGGGATTAAcaaaagaattcaaaattagtACATATTACTACTCTGTTAGAATGAACggtttatttaaaccgatgtTGTACAGCAAATGACGTTTCaaagagtatttttaaatatatacttttCTATGTTtagaaacataattaaaagttttttctaTTAGTCTATCACGAATTTTTGTTAGTTATATCTTCGGTCTTTTCCtgataataaacttaaattcttaaaagaGCCATGGTATCTAAGTAAATAAAGATTAGAAGTAATCGGATTTTGCTGGAACATTGACAACTAGTATAACTGTTGGAAACCAGCAAAGCTCAGTGATGCATCTCATGCACCAAGTATACTGGTATttgatattataaatttcctgttgtaatttatttcactcatGGAAACAAAAAACCTAGTATATGAGAAGCTCTTTTACCAGCATTTTAGCAGTCTGTTCTTTGTACAGGGTTCAACATTGCGAAACCTCTATACTTCCATTTATAATAAGTCCTTATTCATTTTGCAGTTATTCTAGTGCTTTTTATAatcatgcaataaaaaatgtcacttGTCCGTTCTTATCGAGcgcatatatatataacaCAAAAATCTTTATCACAGTTTGCCTCGGGCGAGCGACCGCCCTTGGCTCGGTCCATCGTCACCTCTGATCCACCTGAGGATCAACAGCAAAATCCTTTCTGGGTGATCCAGATGCACGTGATGCGTTCCTTCAACGCGTACCAACTCGAACCTTTTTGCAGACGCGCGCAGAATCTGCTCTCCTCTCGTATGCACCTCCAGCCGCTCAGCGAAAGTTGGTGGTGGCGTTGACGAGATCACGTAGTACTCGCACTTGATCTGCTTGCCCAGCTCCAGGATGAACTCGTTGGTGAACGAAATCCAGAAGCGTACCGCACCCCGCGGGTCGCGGGTGCTGCGGTACAGGCTGGGATCTCGATCAGACCGCACCATGGACCGCTGTAACACGTGTTTGGCCGCCTCAAGGCTCAGCGAGCCCTTGGCCACCCTGCAGTAGAATTTTGCGTGTTGCTCAAGGGTCAGTTCCGGGGGTTGACCCACAACTCCATCCACGATGTCGATGACCCTATCCAGGCGCTTGCCGCCCGTGGGAAGTTTGTGTTTTCCTGGCAGAAAGGTTTCCATTGTAACTCCCAACGGTGTGATCAAGTCCACTGCAATCACCTTTGCGACTTCCTGTTGATAcgagagatttttaatatgtGATTTTTGGCGATGcctctggaaaatttaaaataccaaTGCCTTTTTTGTAGATCATTGTAACTATCAGGTCTGCatgtattgtttttattttagtttgataATATTGTATTGTATGTTTAAAAGCGGACAAAAAATAGCTCGTATTTGCCCTAATCTAACAACTTTTTTCGCGCAACTATTCTGGCTTCctttcaacattattttttagttttaaaattgcttttaggtattaaataattttcgaaaaataaaattggaaaagataATTTAGCTGGAAAATGGCTTTAAAAGTGCTATAtaggcaaaaaaatatattagctaccaaaaatttaaaatttaatgttttcttaataaaatagCCAGTTGtaaagtttgaatttgaacaaTCTCTTAGTTCGTGTTGTTCGCAATCATGTAATCAAAGCGCTGAAACGGTTTTCCTTCATTGACTCTCACCGCGAAatgtttcaataataattttacacgAGTGATAAGTGAAGTGAggggagaaaaatattatgtcagAGTCTTCTGCCTTAAGCAGCGAATTTCAATACACGAAAATTTTCACGTTCAGCGAAAAAACTGGTTGTCTAACAGGATTCACTGGGGTGAGTACGAAAGAAAACTCATCTCCTTAAAGAATTTTGTCTTACATTTGGATAAAACGCTGCGTAAATGTATGCGTGTCCGGTCGAGTAAGAGTGGCATAAGAATGACACAGGCTCCGTCCATTGAAAGTGCTTGATGAGCGCCCTGAGGGCCGACACGTCCTCGATAGTGTGGTACCAGGTAGAGCTTGGAAAGTGCGACGAGAGCCCATTGCCAGGCATGTCGACGGCCAGGAAAGCGAGGTCGGCAGGCATCAGGTTCATCAAAGGGTCCCAAGTGTTTGCGTTTTCATGCCACCCATGCATTGCGATCACAGGCTGCACATCTCGCGGACCCCACcattttcctttgaatttgCGTGTACAAGGTTTTTAGAATACggaactttttttaaattattcagtgcGGCACGTAGTGTTTTATGGAAACTGTGTACCTGCTATATGACCCCACGGGACTGGAACGGTGATGCTTTCGTAGCCTCGGGTTAACTGAGTAAAATTCACTGATGAATTTTCCATTGTGagatatgattaaaatttgtcctAATGGACGATTCTCTCTATTTTTATAGCAAGAAAATCGAACGATCGCGTTAATAAACAAGATAGTGACCGCGTGATAAAAGGTTTCGTTAGCCATACAAAAGTTAAAAGAGTCGATTTGATAATGCGTGTCGTTGCAGGTCGCTTCAAAGGTTATAATGCAAATCCTTTATTGTCTTGATGACAAGAAAGAGTGCATTATCAATTACAGAAGAAACGCAAATGCAgtaaggaaaattaatcaaattaaaactcagGGAGTGGCAAGTGcggcaatttaaataaagaaatcaaaGTCACTGTCAGTTTGGCATGTGAGGTCGAAATAGCGGATAGTTTGTGAGgcatagtttaaatttattccttcatttcaaaattaaatcttgcaGCTTATCCAAATCTAAAAATAGTATAATTGTATGAAGATTATTATTCTTGCACATTTTGCcttatttatatattgtttaatacatatttatttataactagaatcgtttttaatttgattgtgagtaaaaaaatgtcgGCACTATGATGACTTATTaatgaaataacaacaaacaaTCCTGAAGTTAGtctaattatttgaatgtttcaagattaattaatattagtttatttttaaatgagctaTCAGTTCAATAAAGAGGTGCGTCACCCACCCACCTGATGACCAATAATCAAGCTGCTTATCTATCAGATGGGGCTCAGCCCACCATAAATGTTTGTTGTCTTCTCTCCAAGAGACACTACgatctttttaaataacacaATGGTCCTTGAGATTCACACATCATAGCGATTGACAatctaatttgaaacaatgaACTGCGCAAGCAATATTGCGTTTATATTTAAGCCAATTTCGAGTTAAGCAATCGCAATCAAGCGTCCGTTAGTTGGTacttaaatgcaataaatttatttataatctttATTTCACTGATATCACATAATACAAAAGAAGTGAAAAATACACATGTACAAAGTGAACATGTCCAccacataattttttcattctaacGAAGAATATCCTTATACTTGATTCTTAAGCTAGGTCttttgaacatttaaattggacctaatttattttttactcgccttaaaaagtaaattaaaataatttttgagtgTAGGGTAGCATGAACATAGTGTCTTTCACAGCAATCTTGCTAAATAAACttgaatctaaaaatcagTTTGGCTAAGAACTTCGCGCTGATAATTATTGCTAttgagctattttaaaataaattacccttataaagattaaaaaattattttatgaatgtCTTTGATATAAAGTAGGGATTTTCAAGATCACAACTATGAACTATTTCGCTTTATCAATTTGGTACTTTTGGTTTGGTTTAGGAATAGACCAAAGATAGagaagtgttaaaatttaaatgtcatttaattttctgaaaagttTAGGACccttttcctttaaaatctAGGAAAGCGATAATCATTGTAAGTGAAACACAAAATCGAgttttctcattgtcagtaagtccaatgaaattttaataatttattttgaagatttcTCTGTTTGCAgaaggtatttttatttaattgaaacataCTATCggattcatttcatttaagaCAAGATATATGTATAACCTATTAGTAAGCCACTAAACTCAACTGtgtgtcaaaattatttattatgcacagtagctagattgagtctgaaatcgcagcggaagtgccttaaaatcgaaagtctacggtggcaccatctgttggcagcttcgaacacttagggtttatgcaactggtgaattgaaaattaacgacttaaaaaaatgaaaaatctttttcctaCATTTTACTTgctacattttgttttaatatagAATGGTcatcattcatttttcaataaaaagatgtagtaacagttattttttttaattcataagatttaacaataattaattaaaaatctcgcTGAGAAATCTACACCAGTGTAAGGTGAGGAATTTTTCTGCACGAGACAATTTGGTCAGATCACATTTTCGCCTTTGCCAAGGAATTCGGGGGACTCGATTGAGAAGACTTTGTAAGCGCTTCGTCCGCCTTCAGCCACCGCAAAATCTGCTCTAAAACTCTTTGCGGGTGATCTAGGTGCACGTGGTGCTTTCCATCCACATTCACCCGCTCAAATTTCTTGGCCGAATTCCGTAAGATTTCCTCAACCTTAAAAGTCAGTTCACGCTGTTCCGCGTAAAGAGGCAATGTGGCCCTGATGACGTAATACTCGCACTTGACACGGTGGGCCAAGTCAAACATGAAATCATTCGGAAAGCTGAAATAGAAGCGAAACGTGTTTCTGCCGTCGCGAGTGCTTCTGAAGAGGGTCGGATCGCTTTTAGAACGCTCCATCGATCTTTCTAACACGTGTTTAGCCGCTTCCAGGCTGATCGAGTTGTTTGCGGCCTTCCGGTAGTCGGCGGCATGCTGCTCCAGAGTCTTGACCGTGCGTTTGCGACTCTTGTCCACGATGTCGATGGTTTTGTCCAAGCGCTTACCACCGGTTTGCATCAATGTCTCGTGGGTTATGCCTACTGGTGTTGTCAGGTCCACAGCAATCACCTTTTTCACTTCCTTCAAGACAGAGGTTATTTGTTACTCTcgtgaaaagtattttttttcggatatcaaaaaatattaataattcttACATTTATTGCTtcaatgctttaaaaatatgcagagaaaaatttggCCCTCATGATAATCAGATGCTCTATTTGACTagcacacaattttttaaaagtttatcaTATCTCCTCTTTAACATTAAGATTAGTATTTAATCAGTGCAGGCAGgttgtgcaataaaaaaagatcCTTTTCTACAATCGAACTCTTgacatttcaattattgaagCTCTACTAAATAGACGTATTCTCCGTATCATATATAAATTAGAAACTCACATCAGGATATGAAGCTGCGTAAATAAAAGCGTGGCCTGTCGAGAATGAGTGGCACAAAAAGGTCACTGGCTGCTTCCACTGGAAGTATTGAATGAGCTTCCTAAGAGCCAGAATGTCCTCCATGATGTGGTACCAAGTGGAGCTAGGGTAGTGCGACGAGAGGCCATTTCCAGGCAGGTCAATGGCAAAGAGAGCGAGGTCCTTGGGCATCAGGTTCATCAGGGGGTCCCATGAATTTGCGTTTTCGTGCCAGCCGTGCATAACGATCACAGGCTGCAGCTCGCGGGGTCCCCACCATTTGCCTTTGTGAAGTCAACATTTTTCGAAGTGGTTTATTCAGCTTAAATCCAGCTGTTACCTGCAATGTGTCCCCATGGCAGCGGAATGATTAAATCTGTATACTCTCGCGTTAGTTTTGCGAAATCGACTGAGCTTGACTCCATATTGGTCAACCATGTAGAACGTACTGATTGGATTTACCCTAACAAAATGATATTACACGTGATAAGCGctgctcaaatttttctgtCACAAGCTCAATCTTATCTCTGTATAAAATGCGAATTCAAACATCCGATTTTTAGcttatgtaattttattttttaaagccgTAAGTGTtgatatcaaaaataaaaaatatacctttCCTCTTTAGTTTTTACGCAACGAGCTTACATCACAGCCGGCTTCTGTTTAGAGAATTCGGTTCCATCGGGCTTTCCGTCTCCGCACTCGTTCTCAACCACCTCAAAATCGGTTCAATGACTCTCTCAGGATGATCAAAATGCACGTGATGCGTCCCTTCGACTTGCACCAACTCGAACCTCTTGGCGCAACTCCGCAGGATTTCTTCACCTTTAAACATCAGCTCGAGGCGCTCCGCGAAACCAGGCAGAGTGACCCTGATTACGTAATACTCGCATCTGATCTGTTTTGCTAGCTCCAGGATGAAGTTATTGGGAAAACTGTAATAGAACTGGGTCGAGTTGCGACCGTCGCGGGAGCTGCAGAACAGGTTCGGATCGCTTTCCGCCCTTTCCATCGACCGTTCCACCATGAACATGGAGCCCTCCAGGCTGATTCCGTTGTTGTTCGCTTTGCAATAGTCCTCAGCGTGCTCGGCTAGGGTTTTCGCAGGTCGCTTCACGCCCGTTACCACCGCATCGATGGCTCTGTCAAGGCGTCGACCACCGCTCTTCACCAGAGTCTGATGCGTGACTCCAACTGGCGTAATGAAGTCGATGCCAATCACTTTCTTCACCTCCTGTAACAGGAATTAAAGTCTCATCCAGTcacaaatttggaattaattaatggcgattgaatttaaatttaattgctattAATTCCTGGTCATGAATTCTGATATTTTCTGAGGAagatcttaaaaaaaatttgtgagtAGCGGTGAGTAGTTAATGTATataatttctttataattttcatagcAAATTTGAAGGAAAGGAAAAGGAGGGAGGAAAGAGGACAAAAGGAATTCATCCTTGGGGTAATCTCCACCTTTTCCCCTTTCTTGCCTCCTTTCCTTTTGAAAGCTTTAAATTCGAATTATTTTAGAGACTATTTGGCAACAAACCTTTCACTTACATGTGGATACGACGCTGCGTAGTTGAAAGCGTGTCCTGTTGCGTACGAGTGGCATAAGAAGGTGACCATCTCCCTCCACTGGAAGTGCTTACAGATTGCCCGCAAAGCCATGATGTCTTCAATCGCGTGGTACCACGTGGAGCTCGGGAAATTGGAAGAAAGGCCGTTGCCAGGCATGTCGATGGCCAAGAAGGCCAAGTCGGGTGGCATCATGTTCATCAAAGGGTCCCAGGAGTTGGCATTGTCGTGCCAGCCGTGGATTGCGACCACAGGCTGCACATCAACCGGACCCCAccattttgctaaattttttaaattaatattttattcaagattaatttaaacgcggaagaaatttaattcagtatTGGAAgatatcacaatttttaatattaaaatatgtattttgcaCACTTAAATATAGATATCAGTTGCTACCGtcgtaattcaaatttccctaGCTACCTGCTATGTGGCCCCAGTCAACCGGAATACTGATTTCCCTGTAGCCTCTCGTCAGTTTCGAGAAGTCAACCGAGGTGGGCTCCATGCAGAGCGTGTGCGTTGCCTTTCGAGGTTCAATCAGCATCTAACTCTAAATTTACCTACTCTACAACGAACATGTAATCTTATCTGGATCTGGAACGGACCTAAACGGCGTCCGTGCTCGCTGTACTTCCCGAAAATATTGTtaacttttttcaataaaaacttgCTGACTATTTTACAATGACTTTTCCTTCTTCGCTTTTTCGTGAATCAGATAAGAGTTAGGACCAATTGACATCAATTGTAAGtggacaaaattttttaaacccttTATGTTgttaactaaaataaataaaaaagactacaatattaatttataaaaaataaactacatCATTCCCTGTTATAACAATAATTAGTAAAGAAAGTTATAAGCAAGCTAATTagggaaatttttacttttctttatgagaaattttaagattaagcGTCTTGTTTAGCACACCACTGTTCGCAATCAAAGTTTGCTGAAGCCTGCGTAACGCCGAACAAATTAAGCGGTGCCTTTTGGTCCTATTATTACATGAAACTTGTGCGCGAACATATCAAAGGGCGAAAGCGCAGTGGAGCGTTCACTCGGAGGCAGAAGTGCACGTGAAAAGCGCCGTCGAGATCAAACAAAACACCCGACCGCGTGCACGCGAGGCAACAAAACAATTTCGAACTGCCTGCTTCCCGTCTTTGCTGAAAATTGCCTGCCTTCGAATACACATCTTCAATTCGAGGCGAGTATAAAAATGGATGGTCTGCTCGTATCGTTCACCATCTCGCCGGATTGCTGCGACGAATCGGATAAGGTCCGGTGATGGCTCGAGGGCGGAAATCTCGGCTTTTTTTGCACAAGGCCGATCGCCACACAGAGAGATGGATTATGAAAAGTTGCTGAGCAGAGAGAATGTCTCGAAACAAGATTGCGTGGGTGGATATTCATCTTTGATTTGGAAAGTTTGTTGTTTCTCCGATTTGTCTCTCCCGAAATGCTTGTATCGACTGGCGAAAATCTGAGTCctgattttattgttaactATTTAGGAAAGCCAAAGAAGGAATTGACCTCGTGTAGAGTTCAAACTGCACGAAACACGTTTGGAACTTCTTAAAGGCTTTTAAACCGCAGTAAAATCTtgattgtgtttgtttttaatgtagTAAAACTAGGCGTGCAACACTAAAACTATTTTACAGATCAAGTTTTTATAAAGTGTCAATGCTTCTCCCAGGGTCACATTCCTTGCCAGACACCCAGACACTTTTAAATATAGCATTTCTCGCAACTCACGCCAGAGAGTTTACATTTCATAATCAGTGTTTGTTTCttgacagcaaaaaatttacacaaaattatATGCTGTCAATTTGTTTGAACTACAACATATCTCAGGATGGCAATATCATAaccatcaaataaatttgagtgaTTGGCCTCACAAAAAGCGAGATCTATGtctttttttacatttataattCCATCCAAGGAAATCTCCTGTTTCTCATCTCACGCAACAAAGGTGGTGAGATGAAAAACCAGGTTACTCATGTAAAACGAAGTTCCGTAATGTGACGCTGAAAAATGCGGATTGCAGGCTGTCGTCGCGACCAAGATTTCATATCTTTCGGCAAACAACAATGACAGCCGCAAACGCGAGAAACCGTGCAAGCCAAACCCGAGagagtttaataaaaaaaaaatcagcatgtTGATAAAGCCACTTTATTCGGTCTCGGGTGACGAGCAATGACATTTCCGTAATTAAACCGCACATAGGGAGCGTGGGTGCAGAATCCGTCGGGCGCttggtgaaattaaatttccttcctTCGTGAATAGGAGCGGCGATGCCGGCGAAAAAACGCTTGACCGGAAACCATCTCTCGGAAATTGGTGTTTTATTGCGCGGGAGGGGCGGACTGGCGGGCGAAGGGGCAATCCATTAGGCGTTAATAAATACACCGCGGCCCGGTGATATCTGAgcttacatattttttctttttccagctgtttgcCCGATATAAGatggaaaagcaatttcctgGGCGGCGTCTTTTCCTCTCGTCGACGCGCGCGTGTTTGTGCGTGCGCGTCGCGCCAGATTGGGTTTAATAACAATTTGGCTCGAATCGCCGACCTGACGTGGCGGTTGACGAGCCAGACAACTTCATCCCCCGACCGAAAATACGGCTACAAACACATGGAAGCTTCCTTTTTTTCTGGCAGCATAGATAGACATACGAACCATCAGCGTACGCCCCACAATTCATACATTTTGTGCTTCGCATTTCGTGAGTAGCGAAGCAAACAATATACTGCTTGATGTCTTTTGGCTTCCTGTGTGGTAGCTTACTGTTAGAAAGATTAGATTGACATTTCAAACAATGTCACAATGGGGAAGATTGAGAGACATTAAAAATCAGACTTCACCATAGAGTGTTTTTATGAACCTTTTACGGatgatttctaattttactAATTCTGAGCTCCCGctctgaattttacatatgttttTGAGGATACTTTAAAACGATTACCTAGAAAATTTGAGTCGAATTGTTGAAGGCTTGTTAGGGGAAATTGGGACTTTTTTAGTCGCTGTTAgacatttagaaattttaagacaACTCCGCTTAAGGttggaatttgattttgatcttTCCACCTGCAGTTTCTATCCATGTGTAAGGCTAAAGAGATTCCGTATTTTTAAACTGTGATTTTCTAGAATGGGCCCTTTTCGGCTTTACCCTcccatttttcgatttttgcaaatattatgGCATTTGCATGATATCAAGGAGATGCTGTTCAGtctgatatatatttttttctgaaagaaTATTTCACGAACTTAAggtttcatttattgatttcatGCAGCAAGGCTAAAACAAACATCAGTCATTGTGAGAAGTTATTTGAAACACAAATAGCTCATTGcaaacagaaattaattattttgctgtaGCGTTTTGCGATGCATTTACATGAAGCCTGCGAACAAATTATTGGAAATGCAAACAAAGTGAAATGCATTGCCATGCATTGCAAATTGATTATATTACAACGACAAATGCAAACGAGCAGCCTGCATACATCTCACATATTAATCATTTACAttgctctcattgtcagaaatGCTCGTAGAGCAGCGTCCGGCCGCTAATAATCGTGCGCAAAAGTTTCAGGTTAACGTTAAAAGCACTGAATAATTAGATATGGTCTCAGAATAATTAGAGCCTGTTAGATGGAAAGTGTGTGAGCGGAGGCAGATCGTTAGTGCATGACTGTGCTTACAGTCACGAAAcgtaaactaattaaaaatatagctaTTTACTAAGCTACAATCAATTTTAGTATCCAatgcttaaataattatgcaaaaatcCTAGTTCTGTAGCCTTTGGAAACTAAGTTTTTTTCATCTCAAAGAAGACACCCTCGAAGAATAATATATTACATAGTTTTAGactttttctttccattttctGGTAGAGAGGGATTACCAATTATAGCaacggtaaaaattattatcacaaggatattttaaaatatcgttttttGTGTCgagaaaatagttaaaaaagtgGACTTAATGgcacaaatttattgatttttcaat
The nucleotide sequence above comes from Cloeon dipterum chromosome X, ieCloDipt1.1, whole genome shotgun sequence. Encoded proteins:
- the LOC135947004 gene encoding probable serine hydrolase encodes the protein MESSSVDFAKLTREYTDLIIPLPWGHIAGKWWGPRELQPVIVMHGWHENANSWDPLMNLMPKDLALFAIDLPGNGLSSHYPSSTWYHIMEDILALRKLIQYFQWKQPVTFLCHSFSTGHAFIYAASYPDEVKKVIAVDLTTPVGITHETLMQTGGKRLDKTIDIVDKSRKRTVKTLEQHAADYRKAANNSISLEAAKHVLERSMERSKSDPTLFRSTRDGRNTFRFYFSFPNDFMFDLAHRVKCEYYVIRATLPLYAEQRELTFKVEEILRNSAKKFERVNVDGKHHVHLDHPQRVLEQILRWLKADEALTKSSQSSPPNSLAKAKM
- the LOC135947005 gene encoding probable serine hydrolase, with product MEPTSVDFSKLTRGYREISIPVDWGHIAAKWWGPVDVQPVVAIHGWHDNANSWDPLMNMMPPDLAFLAIDMPGNGLSSNFPSSTWYHAIEDIMALRAICKHFQWREMVTFLCHSYATGHAFNYAASYPHEVKKVIGIDFITPVGVTHQTLVKSGGRRLDRAIDAVVTGVKRPAKTLAEHAEDYCKANNNGISLEGSMFMVERSMERAESDPNLFCSSRDGRNSTQFYYSFPNNFILELAKQIRCEYYVIRVTLPGFAERLELMFKGEEILRSCAKRFELVQVEGTHHVHFDHPERVIEPILRWLRTSAETESPMEPNSLNRSRL